GCGGTGGCGGAGACGGAGGCCGTCTCGAGGGCGGAGTGGCCGCCGGGCTCCTCGGGAGGGCGGGGCTGTCCCGTCGCGTCGAGGTCGGCGGGAGGGATGAGGACTTGCTCGCCGGTCTCGGGCTCGGTCCTCGTCACGTCGACGTCGAGCGTCGGCCGATCGGGGTCGGTCGCCCCGAAGTTGAGGGAGGCGGGGTCGGCTACGTAGCCCGGCTGCGTGTTCGACAAAGGAACGTGGCGTCGGGCGAGCAGGCGCTCGGCGTCGTCGGGGCCGACGCGGACGAAGTCGCGGTCGGGAGCGGTGGGCTCGGCCGCCAACAGCTCCGGTATCTGCTGAGGGTCGGTCTGGCCCCAGAAGGACCGCGGGGCGGCGGGCTGCGCCATCTCACCGGTGCTGCGGAGGCGGACGTTGCGGCGCCAGGGGGGCATGTGCGCCTCCGCGCTCTCGGCGAGCTGCCGGAAGCCGACGGCGGGGATGTGGAGGCGGCCGAGCGCGTCGATGACCTCGCCGGCCGAGAGGAAGCGTCGAGCCGGCTCGGGCTCGAGCAGCCGATCGACGACGGCGGCGAAGGGCTCCATGGTGGGGTCCCACTCAGACCGCAGTTCTCTGATGCGGCGCCGATCACCCGCCAGCGCCTGGCGGATGTAGGTCGCGCTCGAGCTCGCGTCGTAGGGCAGCTCGTTGGTGAGCGCCTCGAAGAGGACGACGCCGAGCGAGAACAGGTCGGCGCGGGCGTCGTAGCGCGAGCCATCGACGAGCCGCTCGGGGGCCATGTAGGGCAGGCGCCCGGAGCCCACGAGCGAGGGCATCAGTCGGCCGCGCTCGACGGGACGAGCGAGGCCGAAGTCGGTCAGGTACGACACGCCGCTGGGCGCGATGAGGATGTTCGGGGGGCAGATGTCGCGGTGAATGATGGGGGGCCGCGGCTTCAGCCGCTTGCTGTCGCGGAGGTCGGCGTGCGCGTGGTGCAGCGCGTGGGCCATCTGCACGGCCAAGGTGGCGACGGCCGGCCAGGGCATCTGCTGTCCCAGCTTTGCGTGGCCCTCGATGACCTCGGAGAGGTCCGGGCCCTCGACGTAGCGAAAGGCGAGGAAGCGGATGTTCCTCTCGGCGTCGAGCCCGTGGTCCTGGAGCGGGACGATGTGCGGGTGCTGGAGCAGGCTCGCGATGCGCGCCTCGTTCTCGAAGTCGCGGACATAGGCCGGGTCGTCAGCGAAGCGCGGAGGCGGAGTCTTGAGGCAGACGACGTAGGCGACGTCGTGGCCCGCAGCGTCGCGGACGGCGATGTAGGTGCGGCCCGTCGCGCCACGGCCGACCCGGTGAACGATGCGATAGTTGGCGACGCGCTCGGGGTGGCGCACGGTCGAAGGCTCCCGCGTGAGGGCGACGGCTACGTGGGCGCGTCGCCGGTGGGGCCATCGTCCAGCGTGTGGCCGACGTTGCGTGAAGAGAGCACCGAGGCGAACTCGATCATCTCGTCGCGCAGCACGCGCAGGCCCGCGAGGTGCAGCCGGTGGAGCTTGCTCGAGCTGCGGATCCCCATCTCCTCCCCGAGCGCCTTGAACGTGCGGCCCTCGAAGTAGTAGCCGACGATGAGGCGGTGTGCGTCGGGGTGCGCGTTCTCGAGGCGGTCGATCGCGAAGTGGATGCGGTCGACGACCTCGGCGCGGAGCAGCTTCGTGTCGGGCCGCACGAGACCCTGGCTGCCGTGCACCAAGCCCTCCATGAGGAGGTGATAGGCGACGACGGAGTGGGTCTGGACGTCGACGCGAGAGGCCGCGCTCATCGGGCGGTCGACGCGGGTGAGCTCGCGGAGCGATGCGCCGAGGATGGCGGCGCGCACGCCGGCGCCACGGGCGTGGGAGTTTCGCGGGACGCCGCGCAGACGGCTCCACTCTTCGACGACTGCGTCTTTGACGTGCCGGCCGACGACGGCCTCGGCGGAGGCGCCGGTCCGCTCGGCTTCGGGGAGCTGCTGCCACTCCAGGTAGCCAGCGTACGCCTCCATGTAGGCGGTCTGCCGGACGTCGTCCGCGTCGGCGGCCGTCCCGCCGCCTCGGCGGATCACCACCTTGGTGACCCACCGGTCGATGAAGTCCTGCCAGTCGCGGAGGAATCGAGCGTGCTCGATCTCGTGGGCTTGGTGATTCACGAGCCGCCCTCCCCTGCCCCGCCCTCGCCTGTCGGGGTGGGGGCCCGCAGCCGCGTCGCCACCATCTCGGGCTCCTCGTTCAACTCGCGCCCGAAGGCCCGCATCTCCGCGATGGCCTCGGGAGGGAGGAAGTCGAAACGCGCGAGCGCGATCTCGAGCAGCTCGTCGTCGGCCTGCTCGCCCGAGAGGAGTCCAGCGCGAACACGCGCCTCCACGGAGGCGATGGCGGCGGCCTCTTGCCGCTCGTGGTCAGAGGGTGGTCGAAGGAGGGGTGGTACTGCGCTCCCGCCTCGCCCGCGTTTGGGGGAGTCGTTCCGCACGCCGCAAGCGTAGCCAGAAAGTCTCGAAGCGGCCACGCCACTGACGGTCTGCAGCTGTATCGAGGGGCCGAGAAGAGGGCTTCGGAGACCAGCGCTCTTGCACAGCATCAGCGTCGATGCTGCCCGCGTCAGCGGTGTTTACGGGGTCGGGGCCGCTGCTTCGCGGCGGGACCCACGTGCGGAGAGGTGAACATCGACGCGTCCCTTGGCCAACAAATCTGGCGAAGCCGACGACCCCATGGCGTAAAGGCGTAGAGGAGGCACAAAGGCGCGGCGCCGCGAACGGCGCTGTAGGTGCGCCCAGTCTCGCCGCGGCCGGACTTGGTGACCGCCTCCCGCACACCGCGCTACGCAGGGCCCTCACCATCGATGGCGGAGGGGATGTGGGACCAGTGAGGGCTACCACTCAAGAAGGAGCAAGTTGGTCCAAAAGAGCCCCCAGGGCGAGAGCCACCCCTCATCAGCTTCGAATGGGTGGCCTACGCCGCCGACGGCTAGGAGCAGCAGCGAGTGACCCGAGTCGGACGGTAGGTCGAGTGTCGGCAGGCGAAATGCCAGGCGCTCTGTTGGCCCGACGGAGACGAGAGTGCTCGTTGCCCCCTCAGGCCCGATGGGTAGTAGCTGCCCGTCGAGAAGGGCCACAATCGCTACTCCATTGTCGCTGCCGCAGTTGGCTACGTCATCAGAACTCTGTACGTGGATCCACAGGCCGTTCGGCTCGAGCAAGTCCGGGTCTCGCAGATACGCTACCATCGGCCCCTCCTCTCCGAGAGACACGAAGCTACTTTGCCTTGGAAGCCTGGTCCTGGTGGTCAGTTCGAGCGTGCTGTTGTCGGTCGCCAACGGATTACTGCCGGTGCGGTCAATAAACACGTTGACGCTGGGGAAAGCTCCGGACCAGGTGCTGGGCACGGAGGTCGGCGTCTCGATGATATAGAGGAGCGAGAGCGAGTTGAGGCCCTCATCGAAGTTCGTGCGTTCGATCTCGATGGTGGAGACAAACGACGCGACGCCTGATGATTGTGAGGTCGCGAGGACTTCCTCCCAGGCTCCCTCCGTCCGGCGTACGCGCGTGACTCGGCCATTGACTATCGCGACGGTCCGCACGGTGTGCGGAACCGAGGCAACGTCGGCCCCGACGCTGATGCCAACTGTCAGCTGTAGTGGCACGTCACCGCTGACCCACCAGGATCGCAAGCCAGACTCTCCGACCTCGAAGCGCAGAGCCGTGTTGATACCGTTCGCCGCGCTTGGGACGCTTGGGGGGATTTGAGCCGTCGGCACTGACACTGGGGGGCGAAACTCAGTACCTTCGACGAAAGAATAAGTGAGGTCGCAGAAGGGGTCCCATCCCGCATCCCCCGCATCCCCTGCGTGGTGGGACGTGCTTGAATCGCAGGCCGGCGACCCGTCCGCATCGCACATGTGGTCGGCAACAGAGCAACTGCATCCGGTGAGCATCAGGACTACGCCGAGGCGTTGGACCATCGCCGGGGCCACTCGGGCTTGTCGGGGGATCATCTCTCGCTTCCTGTTCACGTATACTCCCGAAACCGATGTCGACGACCCCGTCGCTACTCGAGCAGTACTACCTCAAGATACCTCTCGGCGCACCCGTCGGCGCCTACCAGATCGGCCCTGGAGATGAGGCCGAGGACTCGTCCAGCAGAGTCCACCACAGGACTTCCGGAGTCCCCCGGACATGCGCGCCCAGCAACCAGTACGGTTTCCTCGCGCTTGCCGAGTGCTGCCAAGCGATGAATGGAACCTGCCCCTGCTCCGCAAAGAAGGAGCAGTCCATCCTTCGTCCCCGATGCGACTGCTCGCGCTTGAAGAACAAGCGGTTCGGCAACGGTGATATATGCAATGTCACGGCCGGCGGAGAATCGCACATGTACGACGTCGGAGCGTCGAGATCCGGTATGGATCGTAAGAGAGCGATCAGCCGCAGACTCGATACAGTGAGCTGCAGTATAGAAGTGTCGACCGCGAACGGGAGAAACGGCGAACGCAGTGCAGAACGGCCTGCCGTCGGCGAGTAGCTGAGCGACCATGGGGCAGGCCACACGGCGCTGCGCCGCACACCCCGTCATCAACAGTATCAATACAAGCAGCGGTCTCATGTCTCGTCCTCGCCGACGGCAAGCCGTTGCTTCTACTGGGAACCGTCCAAGCCGCCTAGGGATAGATGGGGCAGGGCAAGACGCCTCCGAGAATCGCATCATCAGAACTGGCTGAAGCGTTGGCGAGGCTTCCGACGTTCGTGTGGGTTCCCGTGGAACACACTCGGTTCGATCCAAGACGGATTCTCTCGACTGATCCCGTCTCCGTGAACCAGGCTTGCCCCGAGAGGACTAGGAACCCGATGTTGATGCTATCCGTTCCAGCCGTGCTGCCTGCAATCGTGTTAAAGGCGCCTGTGTAGCCCGTGGGCGTCGCCTCGTCCATTCGAGACCTGGTCGTGAGCACACTCGCACCGTTTACTGTCCTCAGGACGCATACGTCGGTACCCGTGTTCAGGAAGTTGAGCGCCTGTGTTTCACCCGGCTGAGGGCTCTCTCCGGTGCAGAACCGAATTCGAGCGGTACTGCGGATCACACGCGACTCACCACCACCCGACACGAAGCTGAAGAATACGCTCCATACGCCACTTTCGAGGTTTGAATGGTAGCGAACAAACTCTCCGCCCCCTCCGAGCGTTACGGTGTCGGCCGTGTGCCCGGCTTCCAGTTCAAAGTACGACGGCAACCCCGTTCCGCAGCTCCCATCAGGATCGATGCAGACTTCGTCGTTTCCGATCTTAATCGTGCCGCTTGTTCCGCCCATGTAGGCTAGGACAGGGTTGGCAACGTTGAAGAACGCTCCGGTGGTGCCATCGTAGAAGAAGGCCTTCCCTTCCATCCGCCACTCAAACATGAGCCCAGCCCGCTCTTCATTCTCGTCATATCCGGCCACGCTCGCACCAACAGATTGCAGTGCCCAGTCATAGAACGAATCGAGGCTTGCGAACGTGCGCTGCTGCTCGGGCACCGGGAAGAACGGCCTGGAAGCATCTGTGCTGCCAATCAGCAGGAGCGGCCTTCCGTCCCCGGTCTGGCCTAGTCCTAGCGGAGTAGTGTAGTTGGAGTTGACGGTTCCAGCATAGCTGCTTTCAGTCTCCTGCAGAGAAGCCTGATGACTTCCGACCGCCGTTTCTTCCAGAGCGCACCCTGCCAACGTGAGGGCTGCGAGGAGGGCTACCGTGTAAAGCTTCATATGATGTCTCCAGCTTATCTGAGAGGCAGTGAGGGTGGCGTTCGTGCATTCGAGCAATGGTGTCGAGTGCATAGTTCGAGGCCGCCCGGGCTGTCAAGTAGCAGAGATGTCTGGAACGCGTCTGCCAGGGCGCTCAAGGCGCTCTACCTGCGTGTGCTTCGTCTCTTCGAGGAGCTGCGCGTCGCGAAGGTCGAGGGAACCTATGGCCGCAAGCTCGTGAGGAGGTCAAGGTGGAGGTGCTCATCATCGCCGACGCGACTTGTGACCGTGGCGCCACTCCAGCCAGCCGTGGCGTGTAGGCCGGTGCTCCAGGACATTCGACCACGCAGGCAGGGAAACCGCCGAGGAGTCCCCGGAGTCAATTGAGGGAGGGCGCATGGCCGAAGCGAGCACGAGCAGAGCAAATCAGGGGGGCGTCGAGGACGTGGCGACGGGCCCCGCGCTCGAGGAACTGCCGCTGGCGTGGGTCGAGGCGGATCCGAGCTGGAACTGCCGCGCGCCGTACGTCGAGGCCGAGGTGCAGGGCGCGGTGGAGCGCTATCGCCACGAGCCGATGCTTCATCCACCGTCGGTGGTGCGGCTCGGCGAGCGGCGATTCCAGCTCGTGACGGGGTTCCTGCGGTTCGAGGTGATGCGGCGGCTGGGCGACGAGCTCGGCTGGTTCCGGGTCGTCGAGGGCGACGAAGAGGACCGGCTGCTCTGGAACCTCGGGGAGAACACCGCGCGACGCGACCTGACCGGCTACGAGCTGGTGGAGCGGGTGTGGATGCTGTACTCGCGGGGCGTGTCGAAACCGCGCCTGCTCCGCGCGTGCGGGTTCAAGATCCGCTACCTCAACCGACTGCTGTTCATCCGACGGCGGGCCCACCCCGAACTCTACGAGGCGTTCCGAACGAACCCGTCGCTGTCGGTGGCGAGGATGGCGCGGCTGTGCACGCACGAGCCGGCCGAGCAGGTGGAGGAGTACCGCAAGAGCGAGGCTTGGCTCGCGCGAGCGGCGGAGGTCGAGCAGGGGTACGCGGAGCGACTCGATGCCGAAGGCGCTGACGGTGACGAGGGCGCCGAGGTGAGGCGCCCGAAGCGTCGCCGTCGGCGCCTGCCGAGCCGGGACCACGTCCGGCGCCTGCTCGCGGTGCACGAGAAGAGCGGTCATCTCGATCCGAACTACCGCCGCGGCGTCGTCGCCTCGCTCCGCCACCTGCTCTACGGCGAGCCGCTCCCAGAGCGCGCCTCCGCCAGCGGCGACTGAGCGGGCACTGCATCCCCCGGGCCCGGGCCAGCTGTTGGGTACGCAGTACCCGCGGCCTCGAGCTTGGTACGCAGTACCCGTCGGGCCTGCTGTCGGGGTACGCAGTACCTGCGGCTTCCGAGCTGGGTACGCAGTACCCGCGACCTCGGGCCGAGTCCTCGCGCGAAACTTTTTTCACCGCGCCCGGCCTCCTCTGCGCCCTCGAAGGCTCGCTACAAGGGGCCTTGTAGGCGTCACAAGCGCTATAGGCTAGCGGTGGGTATGGCTTGTGAGTCGTACCCGAAAAGTTGTTTGGTTTCGATGGGTTGACTCTCGTGGTTGCGTGGACATCGTCTCTCGGTCCACGGCCGAACCAGCGCGCAATCAAACGCGGTAGGTCGGCTCCACAACCGGGAGTTCACATGCGCCGAACCACCTCTCTGTCCCGCCGAGCGGGCACCAGCACTCTGGGCCGCGAGCTTCGCCAGGCGTCGCGCCGCGAGCTCGCGACGCTCAAGCGCGACCTGAAGGAGAAGCACCGCGACCGGATGAAGCGAGCGCGCACGAAGGACGCGCAGGAGCGCCGCAAGAAGCTGGTCCTCGCCGCGGTGGAGGTCAGCGGCACGGCGGCGGCGGCGGGGGCGGCCCGGGCGATGCTCGGTGACAAGCTCGACGTCGGGCCGGTGCCGCTCGAGCTTCCCCTCGCGATCGCAGGGCACGTCGTCGGCGGATACTTCTATCCCGACGACGAGCGCGGCGACCACGTCCACAACATCTCGAACGGCATGATGGCCGTGGCGGCCTTCCAGGGCGCGCAGCGCATGACGGCCTGGGCGCGGGAGCGGACGCGCCGCCGGGGTGGCTCCGAGGGGGCGTCGTCGCAGGGCTACGCCGGGGCGTACGCGGAGGCGCTGCCGCCGCCGCCGAGCTTCGCGCTGCCGCCGCCGCCCATGCCGCCGACCGAGGCGCCCCGCATCGCGGGCGCGGTCCCCACCGCCGCCGACCGCGCGATGGCCCAGGCCATCCGCGTGATGGAGGACGCGCGCCGCGGCTGAGCCCGGCCGCTGCACCAACTCCGGCTCCGTCGTGAGCCCCCCTTTGGACCCCACACAGGAGAACGCCTCATGTACGACCTGATCGGACTCGAGCCGGACGACCTCTACGACGACGAGGACATCCTCGCGGTCGCGGGGGAGGACGACCTCGACGACTACGACGACCTCGACGCCATCGCCGGGATGGACGGCCTCGACGACCTCGACGAGGAGGACCTCGACGCCATCGCCGGCGCGTTCGAGCTCGTCGGCCTCGATGACCTCGACGGCCTCGACGAGGAGGACCTCGACGCCATCGCGGGCCTCGAAGACGACGACTACGACGACGACGAGTTCGCGGTGGCGGGCGAGGACTACGCGCTGCCCGGCAGCGTGGAGGAGCTGCTCGATGCGGGCGCGACGGCGGGCCGCCGGGTTCGGCGGCGCCTCTCGCGCTACGCGGGCCGTCGTCGGGGGCGCGGTCGGGTGCGCCGCCGCCCGAGGAGCCGCGCGGCCGTCCTGCGGGCGATCCGGGCTCGGCGGGCGCGGGCGCGCGCGCGTCGGACGACGACCCGGGCTCGGCGCGCGGTGCGGACGATGAGCCGCCGCGTGCAGCGCGAGCGGGCGAAGGCGCGCCAGGCGGTGCGCGTGGCTCGGGCGGTGGCCGCGCGGACGGCGCCGCGGCCGGCGCGCACCATCCCGAGCGTGACCGGCGGTCAGACGCAGGTCGTGCCGACGCAGCCGCAGAAGAGCGGACCGCAGGTCGTGCCCTTCACGGCGACGGGCCCCATCGCGCCGGGGGAGACGCGCGTGCTGACGGCGCGCCCGCAGGTGGTCTTCCGCCCGAACCAGTTCCAGGTGGCCGGCCGCATCGCGGAGTACTTCCGCATCAACGCGATTCGGATCGGCAACCAGAACCAGTTCGCGGCGAGCGGCTCGGTGCCGGCGGAGGCCTTCAGTGGCAACCACCCGATGCCGATCGGCAACACGACCGCGCACCCCGGTCACGACATCGCGAT
The window above is part of the Sandaracinaceae bacterium genome. Proteins encoded here:
- a CDS encoding protein kinase, whose amino-acid sequence is MRHPERVANYRIVHRVGRGATGRTYIAVRDAAGHDVAYVVCLKTPPPRFADDPAYVRDFENEARIASLLQHPHIVPLQDHGLDAERNIRFLAFRYVEGPDLSEVIEGHAKLGQQMPWPAVATLAVQMAHALHHAHADLRDSKRLKPRPPIIHRDICPPNILIAPSGVSYLTDFGLARPVERGRLMPSLVGSGRLPYMAPERLVDGSRYDARADLFSLGVVLFEALTNELPYDASSSATYIRQALAGDRRRIRELRSEWDPTMEPFAAVVDRLLEPEPARRFLSAGEVIDALGRLHIPAVGFRQLAESAEAHMPPWRRNVRLRSTGEMAQPAAPRSFWGQTDPQQIPELLAAEPTAPDRDFVRVGPDDAERLLARRHVPLSNTQPGYVADPASLNFGATDPDRPTLDVDVTRTEPETGEQVLIPPADLDATGQPRPPEEPGGHSALETASVSATAAQQIQPPHHARVATSLPAYEVSGDGLRPVNSPGRPRAPRRRWILWAVGAALLALVTLPCAVAGAAALLGTMIAEAASPQFGGTPDRWSSAGSSDVFAWIGTYTPALVDVNDDGYRDAIGFSWDFDNDDAVSAVSGADGTVLWVHGAEEDWSTHFDEVFVTVPTAALVVVVDRRGRATGINARDGTDRWTAELGARGSRACLLDDGQLALTTTGQTTYRIALAGGSLTRIRAPDGCQAIPIVGENRSRLSHSMPDYDRERPEGGLPWPREQVRGAWRSPEGDHYVVEVRLPDDYDRPVPHVAVLSGEGALRWVTPAAAAPDAAQSWGIRHLTAQDGVLFAVYDMTGRGDAPRRVAALDLQTGRRLWDAPLEGAGHFDSLLADERRVFVSHWALEVLDRQNGSHIGRIGVFPNERR